The following proteins are co-located in the Triplophysa dalaica isolate WHDGS20190420 chromosome 2, ASM1584641v1, whole genome shotgun sequence genome:
- the grk4 gene encoding G protein-coupled receptor kinase 4 isoform X1, translating to MEIENIVANTVLLKAREGGGGKRNGRSKKWKEMLKLPHISLCEELRRTIERDYTSLCEKQPIGRQLFRQFCDTQPKLRRCIEFLDTVAMYQVAPDEKRRDAGLIILDTYFNNGSAAHLPDIAQELVGDCRQKLEQTPCKELFNECTRIVREYLSEAPFSAYQETMYFSRFLQWKWLERQPVTKNTFRHYRVLGKGGFGEVCACQVRATGKMYACKKLEKKRVKKRKGEAMALNEKRILEKVNSSFVVNLAYAYETKDALCLVLTIMNGGDLKFHIYNMGNSGFDEQRAIFYAAEICCGLEDLHRERIVYRDLKPENILLNERGHIRISDLGLAVQIPEGETIRGRVGTVGYMAPEVIQNESYTFSPDWWGLGCLIFEMIQGQSPFRRRKERVKREEVDRRVCEEQEDYSEKFSEVDKDICRQLLCKDPKERLGCQGSGAAEVKLHPIFRDINFKRLEANMLDPPFCPDPRAVYCKDVLDIEQFSTVKGVNLDPTDDDFYHKFVTGGVSIPWQNEMIEMECFKEINVFETDGSLCYDLDVNRPIPVPKRGFFYRLFHREVCFRSANCEEEEEPS from the exons ATGGAGATTGAGAATATCGTGGCCAACACGGTGCTGCTAAAGGCGAGGGAAG GAGGAGGTGGGAAACGGAATGGCCGGAGCAAGAAATGGAAAGAGATGCTGAAACTGCCACATATCAGTCTGTGTGAGGAGCTGAGACGCACCATTG AGAGGGACTACACTAGCCTTTGTGAGAAGCAGCCCATTGGTCGTCAGTTGTTTCGTCAGTTTTGTGACACTCAGCCCAAGTTACGACGATGCATCGAGTTTCTGGATACTGTG GCGATGTATCAGGTGGCTCCGGACGAGAAGAGGAGAGATGCCGGTTTAATTATTTTAGACACTTATTTTAATAACGGG TCAGCAGCTCATCTACCAGACATCGCTCAGGAATTGGTGGGGGATTGCAGGCAGAAACTTGAACAGACTCCTTGCAAAGAGCTCTTCAATGAGTGTACTAG GATAGTTCGTGAATATTTAAGCGAAGCTCCGTTCTCAGCGTATCAGGAGACTATGTATTTCTCACGTTTCCTCCAGTGGAAGTGGTTAGAGAG GCAACCAGtaaccaaaaacacatttagacaTTATAGAGTGTTGGGAAAGGGCGGATTTGGTGAG GTTTGTGCCTGCCAGGTTCGTGCCACTGGTAAGATGTACGCCTGTAAAAAGCTGGAGAAGAAACGagtgaagaaaagaaaaggtGAAGCAATGGCATTAAATGAAAAACgcattttagaaaaagttaACAGTAGTTTTGTA GTTAATTTGGCATATGCATATGAGACCAAGGACGCTCTTTGTTTAGTGTTGACGATAATGAATGGCGGCGACCTCAAGTTTCATATCTATAACATGGGGAACTCTGGCTTCGATGAACAACGTGCCATCTTTTATGCTGCGGAAATCTGCTGCGGCTTGGAGGATCTTCATCGGGAGAGGATCGTCTACAG agaCCTCAAACCAgaaaatattcttttaaatgaacGTG GGCACATCCGTATTTCTGATCTGGGATTGGCTGTCCAGATTCCAGAGGGTGAGACGATACGAGGGCGCGTCGGGACGGTGGGATACATGG CTCCGGAGGTCATTCAGAATGAGAGTTACACGTTCAGTCCTGACTGGTGGGGTTTGGGTTGCCTGATATTTGAGATGATCCAGGGACAATCTCCGTTCCGCCGCCGTAAAGAGCGAGTGAAGAGAGAGGAGGTGGACCGCCGTGTGTGTGAGGAGCAGGAGGACTATTCAGAGAAGTTCTCTGAGGTTGATAAGGACATCTGCCGACAG TTGTTATGTAAAGATCCGAAGGAGCGTTTGGGGTGTCAAGGTAGTGGAGCGGCCGAAGTGAAACTGCATCCTATTTTCCGCGATATCAATTTCAAGCGATTGGAGGCCAACATGCTTGACCCACCCTTTTGTCCTGAT CCACGTGCAGTGTACTGCAAGGATGTTTTGGATATAGAGCAGTTTTCCACAGTGAAAGGCGTAAACTTGGACCCTACAGATGATGACTTTTATCATAAGTTTGTGACGGGAGGTGTCTCCATCCCCTGGCAGAATGAG atgaTTGAGATGGAGTGCTTTAAGGAGATCAATGTTTTTGAGACGGACGGCTCGCTGTGTTATGATCTAGATGTAAACAGGCCAATCCCGGTGCCCAAGCGAGGATTCTTCTACCGTCTGTTCCACCGAGAG GTTTGTTTTAGGAGTGCCAACTgcgaggaagaggaggagccgTCTTGA
- the grk4 gene encoding G protein-coupled receptor kinase 4 isoform X2 — translation MEIENIVANTVLLKAREGGGGKRNGRSKKWKEMLKLPHISLCEELRRTIERDYTSLCEKQPIGRQLFRQFCDTQPKLRRCIEFLDTVAMYQVAPDEKRRDAGLIILDTYFNNGSAAHLPDIAQELVGDCRQKLEQTPCKELFNECTRIVREYLSEAPFSAYQETMYFSRFLQWKWLERQPVTKNTFRHYRVLGKGGFGEVCACQVRATGKMYACKKLEKKRVKKRKGEAMALNEKRILEKVNSSFVVNLAYAYETKDALCLVLTIMNGGDLKFHIYNMGNSGFDEQRAIFYAAEICCGLEDLHRERIVYRDLKPENILLNERGHIRISDLGLAVQIPEGETIRGRVGTVGYMAPEVIQNESYTFSPDWWGLGCLIFEMIQGQSPFRRRKERVKREEVDRRVCEEQEDYSEKFSEVDKDICRQLLCKDPKERLGCQGSGAAEVKLHPIFRDINFKRLEANMLDPPFCPDPRAVYCKDVLDIEQFSTVKGVNLDPTDDDFYHKFVTGGVSIPWQNEMIEMECFKEINVFETDGSLCYDLDVNRPIPVPKRGFFYRLFHREASVSVPAAVVKGGGA, via the exons ATGGAGATTGAGAATATCGTGGCCAACACGGTGCTGCTAAAGGCGAGGGAAG GAGGAGGTGGGAAACGGAATGGCCGGAGCAAGAAATGGAAAGAGATGCTGAAACTGCCACATATCAGTCTGTGTGAGGAGCTGAGACGCACCATTG AGAGGGACTACACTAGCCTTTGTGAGAAGCAGCCCATTGGTCGTCAGTTGTTTCGTCAGTTTTGTGACACTCAGCCCAAGTTACGACGATGCATCGAGTTTCTGGATACTGTG GCGATGTATCAGGTGGCTCCGGACGAGAAGAGGAGAGATGCCGGTTTAATTATTTTAGACACTTATTTTAATAACGGG TCAGCAGCTCATCTACCAGACATCGCTCAGGAATTGGTGGGGGATTGCAGGCAGAAACTTGAACAGACTCCTTGCAAAGAGCTCTTCAATGAGTGTACTAG GATAGTTCGTGAATATTTAAGCGAAGCTCCGTTCTCAGCGTATCAGGAGACTATGTATTTCTCACGTTTCCTCCAGTGGAAGTGGTTAGAGAG GCAACCAGtaaccaaaaacacatttagacaTTATAGAGTGTTGGGAAAGGGCGGATTTGGTGAG GTTTGTGCCTGCCAGGTTCGTGCCACTGGTAAGATGTACGCCTGTAAAAAGCTGGAGAAGAAACGagtgaagaaaagaaaaggtGAAGCAATGGCATTAAATGAAAAACgcattttagaaaaagttaACAGTAGTTTTGTA GTTAATTTGGCATATGCATATGAGACCAAGGACGCTCTTTGTTTAGTGTTGACGATAATGAATGGCGGCGACCTCAAGTTTCATATCTATAACATGGGGAACTCTGGCTTCGATGAACAACGTGCCATCTTTTATGCTGCGGAAATCTGCTGCGGCTTGGAGGATCTTCATCGGGAGAGGATCGTCTACAG agaCCTCAAACCAgaaaatattcttttaaatgaacGTG GGCACATCCGTATTTCTGATCTGGGATTGGCTGTCCAGATTCCAGAGGGTGAGACGATACGAGGGCGCGTCGGGACGGTGGGATACATGG CTCCGGAGGTCATTCAGAATGAGAGTTACACGTTCAGTCCTGACTGGTGGGGTTTGGGTTGCCTGATATTTGAGATGATCCAGGGACAATCTCCGTTCCGCCGCCGTAAAGAGCGAGTGAAGAGAGAGGAGGTGGACCGCCGTGTGTGTGAGGAGCAGGAGGACTATTCAGAGAAGTTCTCTGAGGTTGATAAGGACATCTGCCGACAG TTGTTATGTAAAGATCCGAAGGAGCGTTTGGGGTGTCAAGGTAGTGGAGCGGCCGAAGTGAAACTGCATCCTATTTTCCGCGATATCAATTTCAAGCGATTGGAGGCCAACATGCTTGACCCACCCTTTTGTCCTGAT CCACGTGCAGTGTACTGCAAGGATGTTTTGGATATAGAGCAGTTTTCCACAGTGAAAGGCGTAAACTTGGACCCTACAGATGATGACTTTTATCATAAGTTTGTGACGGGAGGTGTCTCCATCCCCTGGCAGAATGAG atgaTTGAGATGGAGTGCTTTAAGGAGATCAATGTTTTTGAGACGGACGGCTCGCTGTGTTATGATCTAGATGTAAACAGGCCAATCCCGGTGCCCAAGCGAGGATTCTTCTACCGTCTGTTCCACCGAGAGGCAAGTGTTAGCGTGCCGGCTGCCGTGGTCAAAGGGGGTGGGGCTTGA
- the snx8b gene encoding sorting nexin-8 codes for MHMDQQSPLVDGLSLKELGDSVLVEIEPLRRRIHFLKHVEYRIISKCFQIPVNRRFSDFELFHSLLVQKFIYRMVPPLPPKRILKGVLNSISDREFNDSRRRGLQRFMTLVIRHPVLAGDELVSIFLQASSAEVQHKLREALKKSGDEFLTSQMALHGKVYLPEDMHSQAATNREVIANIHNSFHKLRDVAERMAQRSRENSTDLLMFGKDLSELGSDTSDLPASAALGKAWKTQRKSLVEMSGEFGLLADKAAHQGTREEDEVVEKLNLLLEQLQSYKELCDRHDNGVLIEHQRAFEKRSGPMATLLKRQSSIEQPNCLLTQQENTILTMEMRNYFSLLCLHQETQLVFTHLPLITNILGTFVNSQIQGHKEMGDVWGDLHPKLKSLFDNTNEASSRSSSQTHISTKRRLVPSVLLT; via the exons ATGCATATGGATCAGCAAAGCCCCCTGGTGGATGGTCTCTCTCTAAAAGAACTGGGAGATAGTGTGCTGGTGGAGATCGAACCTCTGAGAAGAAGAATCCACTTTCTTAAACATGTGGAGTATCGGATTATTAGCAAG TGTTTCCAGATTCCGGTTAACCGCAGGTTCAGTGATTTCGAACTCTTCCACAGTCTGTTAGTGCAGAAGTTTATCTACAGGATGGTTCCGCCTCTGCCACCAAAACGCATCCTTAAAGGCG ttTTAAACTCAATATCAGACAGAGAGTTTAATGACAGCCGTCGACGTGGGTTACAAAGGTTCATGACCttagtgatcagacatccaGTTCTAGCGGGAGATGAACTGGTCAGCATCTTCCTGCAGGCGAGCAGTGCA GAAGTTCAACACAAGCTGCGTGAAGCACTTAAGAAATCAGGTGATGAGTTCCTGACCTCACAGATGGCTTTGCATGGCAAG gtgTATCTGCCAGAGGACATGCATAGCCAGGCTGCCACTAATCGAGAGGTCATTGCAAACATCCACAACAGTTTCCATAAACTCAGAGACGTTGCTGAGCGGATGGCACAGCGCTCAAGAGAAAACTCCACAGATCTGCTCATGTTTGGCAAAGACCTGAG TGAACTGGGCTCAGACACATCAGATCTTCCAGCGAGCGCTGCGCTTGGCAAAGCATGGAAAACACAGAGGAAATCACTCGTGGAGATGTCTGGAGAATTTGGCCTTCTTGCAGACAAAGCAGCACATCAG GGCACCAGAGAGGAAGATGAAGTGGTTGAAAAACTGAACCTTCTCCTTGAACAGCTGCAGTCGTATAAG GAACTGTGTGATCGCCATGACAACGGTGTGTTAATAGAGCATCAGAGGGCCTTCGAAAAGCGCAGCGGGCCTATGGCTACACTCCTGAAGAGACAGAGCAGCATCGAGCAGCCCAATTGTCTACTCACACAG CAGGAAAACACAATCCTCACCATGGAGATGAGGAACTATTTCTCTCTTCTGTGTCTACATCAAGAAACTCAGCTCGTCTTCACCCATCTGCCCCTTATAACTAACATACTGGGGACATTTGTCAACTCGCAAATACAAGGACACAAAGAG ATGGGTGATGTTTGGGGTGACCTTCATCCAAAACTGAAGTCTCTGTTCGACAACACTAATGAAGCCTCATCTCGCTCTtcttctcaaacacacatctcTACTAAACGAAGACTCGTGCCATCAGTGCTCCTCACATAA